The segment CGGAGGACCCTAGAGAttctgggggctcaggggaatCTGAGGACCTGTGGGAATCCGGGGATCCTGGACGTGATGGAAAATCGTCCCCTTGCTTTTCCACGGGAAGCGGTTCTGCTTCCTCTTGATCTGTGGTGAAGAGAGCTGCCCCATGCTGCTGGCTGGACaattctccctgtgctcctccaggagcctgagctATTTGGTGTAAAATGAGAGACCCCTTGCCGCGTTGTGAAAATGACTCTAGCATTATTCTCGCAGAAGACAAAAGTTTCACGGCATTCTTATCTCTTTTTGTGGCCAGATAATGCAAATGCCTGTTGATCTCTTGCCAGAAATTTGGTTCGAACAAGAGATGTGTCTCTGTGTGCGGGTAATTACACCGCACCCACAACAACAGGGCCTTTAGCTCTTTTGGAACCATCTCCACAGGATGTGTGGATGCCACCCCCTGTAGGGCTGACAAAATTCGAATCTGCTCTTGGGAGTATCCCCCCCCCATGTTCTTAATCTCAACTGTTCTCACCAAAAGCCGAATCAGCGCAAGGTCGGTCCGGAGATGATCCTGATTActgtccagcagctcacaggcGAGAAATTCCAGGCGCGcttctggtttttctcctctccgGGCTGTTCTTCGGATGATTTGTCTTGGTGAAGGTCAGGATGTTTCGTCTTGAGCTGtccgctctctctctctgcgGAGTCTTCGGGGTGTGCCTGTTTCTCGGGTGGAAGTTGGAGGTCGTCTGGTAAATTGGTTTCTTGTCACTGCCCTCCAGGGACGCCAGGCGCCAGAGccttcccccagattggggtgactccggatggtggtaaagtctctcctccaacccgtgccttcaaagaaagactcagtagtcttcagtcgtgtggtctcaaggcagtttattgcatgttatctcaaggcacacagactccctgacattgtccctgactccttctccctctgcctctctctctgCGTCTCTCTTcgtcttcttctctgtctccgtctctgtccctgtctctcttcctctctcgaggggctggtgccatcttttatatcacacattacgtattagatgtttatagtttttccccaatgcctattacctatattgaacagtgactttctactctaaaccaatctgtgagtgccaacatcaccaagaacatggaggattggaaggagaaagaaggaggacagggcacgcccaaatccctccatcttagaacctctggcccccatgtacaaaactcagacccctctgtacaaggcctaaaacccccctgtacagcactcaaaaatccttcctttcactttgtgactacttctattataatatctaaacttttgtgatttcttgttcttcctgcaaggttggtaaattgttccatgggtcaaactcaagaccacaggggtccctggccgcctgccagggtctcagaggcttctgccctggacccggaacatccaagagtgtctgagggacaccttgggttccgacacaACATTGCCTGTTGTGACAGACTGGAGGAGATTGTTGGCTGGAAATATTTCAtgtgtggggaggaaggggcaggtccagccttgccctgccctggaaccccagccctgccctgccctggaaccccaatccccccagagcctctatgccagcccagcagtggctgccagtgcctggcacagcacaggcaatgctccacagccacctctggagccccagcccagctcctgagtgaccaaatgaccccaagtcccACCTGAGGGAAGGGCCCAGGAACAACAAGGGGTATTTAAGGGTGAGCACAAGGCAAGCACACATCTTGACCCTACCCCCTCTTGGAATTTCCATCTGAAGACCACTGGAATCCAGGAGTTggtagctctgtgtgtgcttctcTATATCTTActtgtctttttctccttctgtctccTATTTCTATCCACTTGCAAATATTGATTAACTTAAAATTGAACAGGCTTAGAGTTTGTGAAGTTGAATGGGCCAAGTTCATGCTTTGAGAACTGTTTTTTGTTCATTGAATGTCGTATTAAACCTTTTGCCCAAGTTGCCCTGATTTTCTGAAGATCCCAGTAAagtctgttttgttgttttgagcTCCTGAGAATCTCTTGCTGGTATTTCTCCAGTGAGTCCAACTCAGAGTACACAGATAATTGTAATTCCTCTTAAATGTCCAATTTAGAGAGCTTTTTAGTGGATGGGGGTCAGGGCTTGTgtgtcctgcttggcacagcccaggcagggctttcacagccccatcccacactccatttcccagctggagccgctgctgcctctgagttctgctgccccagccccagggacgctctccttgtctgcccattcccccacggtctctgggcagggatggcctcagtgggggctgctgacatcctcagcaccttggaggctgctgctggattttactgctccagaggcttcttcagcctccagctcttcagttcaggaattcagtgCCCCAGGGCTCATTAATGTTCAGAACACCTTAACAAGCCAAGCCTCTGGGAATAATTCAAGTTTCCAAATCTTTTGTGGTTAAGTAGAATGCAGAAGTGTATTCAAAGTAATTATATTATATACAAAGACAGTGAGAAAAGATACTTTTATGTTCTGtttatgtttattttccctgttaATTCATTGATATGTGCAATCTCCAATGGACACTGAATCCAAGTACCTCCTCATGCAGTTGgaatagatatgaaaatcaagacccttcatggctgacaatcaataACGCTTTGTCCCAATCCCCTccccaccatttccctcatccaagccctggcatTCCtatggatcaggaatggtgtggccagcaggagcagggcagtgattcttcccctgtgctgggcactgcttgggcagcacctccagtgctgagtccagttctgggcccccaatttaggaaggacatggaggggctggagcgtgtccagagaagggcaacaaggctggtgaggggtgtggagcacaagtcctgtgaggagcggctgagggagctggggttgtttatcctggagaagaggaggctcaggggagacctcatcactctctacaactccctgacaggagggtgcagccaggtgggggtcgggctcttttcccagggaacagtgacaggacaagaggacacagccttcaGATGCACCAGGGGCTGTttaggctggacatcaggaaatATTCTTCACACAAAGGGTGATTGGatattggaatgggctgcccagggaggtgggtgagtcaccgtccctggaagtgtttcagCAAGAGTGGATGTGGccctcagtgccatggtctgggtgacaaggtggtgttgggtgccaggttggacttgatgctCTCCAAGGTCTTTGCCAGCCTGGTTGATTCTCTGAtgattgtgacactgcagggccctggggaagcaaggggccattgtgacactgcgggGCCTGGTGGCACTAAGAGGACCATGGTGACACTGTGTAGGACATGGCACCACAGAGCCACGGggccactgtgacactgtggggctgAATGGAAGCAAGGAGTGCACTGTGACAGTCTGGGTCCTGGTGGAACCACAGAGGCCActgtgaccctgcagggccTTGTGGAACCATGCAGAGCTCTGTGACAGAGCAGGACCTCATGTCATGATGGggccactgtgacactgcagagcCTTGGGGGACCATGGCACCATTGTGACACTACGGGGCCCAAGGACCCAAGGGACTTGGTGGCACCAAGGGGTCCCATGGAACCaaagggacattgtgacactgggAGAcctcatggaatcatggagacCATTGAGACACTCTGGGGCCTCATGGAACCGTGGTGACACCAAATTGTCTGGGAGagttgatctgctggagggtaggagggctctgcacagggccctggacaggctggatccagggcccaaatccaacaaggtcaggtttaacaagtccaagtgccgggtcctgcactttggccacaacaacccctgcagcgctccaggctggggacagaggggctggagagcagccaggcagaaagggacctgcagggactgatggacagcaggctggacatgagccagccgtgtgcccaggtggccaagaaggccaatggttcctggcctggatcaggaatggtgtggccagcaggagcagggcagtgattcttcccctgtgctgggcactgcttgggcagcacctcgagtgctgtgtccagttctgggcccccaatttaggaaggacatggaggggctggagcgtgtccagagaagggcaacaaggctggtgaggggtctggagcacaagtcctgtgaggagcggctgagggagctggggttgttgatcctggagaagaggaggctcagggagacAAGGTGgtgtcagggcacaggttggacttgatgatttccaaggtcttttccagccttgctgattctgggattctctgaaaccacccttggagcagttgcaggaggagccctgggcctcctcttcagaagctgcagcagcccaggtccctcagcttctcctcacagccccaaagcccatcctgtcagtcctgcagagcctctgcagctcctcctccttgcccagaacagggagccccacaggcagacacagcagcccagatgtgcccccctggcctgggctgcctctggcaagggagcagcatGAGGCACTtcaggagcctgcagacaattcctgcagcacttgtgggatgatcctgctccccaagggaCGTTCCCATGGTGCCAAGGCAGGAACTGCAATGGGGAGtggggccagagaggaaagggcaaacagggatgggctgtgtgcaggggtGGGAAGAGGATTgggcaagaggaagaaatcGGGACCAGGGAAGAGTAAAGAAAGCAGAGGTGAAGTAAAGGAAATGCTCAGGGTAGTTTGggggtggctgccaggcagccctggctctgagcaacagcgTCTGCAGTGGGCCAGGAaactcccagctgatgggaacaaactttctggctgagtgcagaggccaggacaaagctgagtggtttccctcgcgtcccccagcccttcctggccccaggggcttgatggcatttgtgctccctcgggttcatgtccccacagcaccagcacgggggtgctcccgcctgctgtgtgcaatgcaaacaggggctcctgagccagcgctgccgtgtctgtgcctgcaaggatgcggcacctgtgtgagctgggggagaggccagggctgcagaggggggatgttgttggcagctccatgaggacgctctgggacgctgccctgggctgtgcagcgcactggggatggatcagcccctgctctgctgctccttcccgtctcccccagggccctggcagagcaccagccgtgctgtttgcccccagcctgcccacggccagcctggggctgctgacgggggttttctgtgctgagcattggcctggccgtgttcttgagagagcctgggcaaggagcctggagcccccaggccctggcctgaggcgtcagcgctgccccagcagtgcccatggcctgtccctgctgcagccccggcactgccacccccaggactgtgcccggccccgagagcactcaggccctgcagcaacaccagggccaccagggcagcggggcagggccacgggagcagcactggcaacaccaagtgctgctgctgctgctgggcacagctgctgtgccagaactgatctgcccccagctctgcacacagacattgctgctgcagctccagagaaggcaacaaaagggcatctctgcagaaaactgTGCTGGGAGATCCTTGAGTTCCTTTAAAGCCACCGAGAGTGCAGACCCTCACTGACACAGTCTGTGACCACAGGGGAGGTggagggaaaatgagaaatggaaCAAACAATGATACTTCTTTGTggacaatatttaaaaaacaaaacaaagaaaaaggacctCCAAAATGAAACCAACAAGAAGTATCAAAGATGACTTTTATTCTAAGTGTTTTGCAGAAATTTGCCAACAGTTTAATGTTTGTGAAATTGCCAAGTGATCagtctccacactgcagccttgagctcctggttcctcaggctgtagatgagggggttcagggctggaggcaccaccgagtacagaactgacactgacagatccagggatggggaggagatggagggggGCTTCAGGTGAGCAAATGTACCAGTGCTTAAGAACAGAGAGACcacagccaggtgagggaggcaggtggaaaaggctttgtgccgtccctgctcagaggggatcctcagcacagccctgaagatctgcacataggagaaaacaatgaacacaaaacagcCAAGTGGTAAACAGATGGAGAGCACAATGAGCCTAAGTTCTctgaggtgggatttggggcaggagAGTTTGAGGATCTGGGGCAGCTCACAAaagaactggcccagggcattgccatggcacaaGGGCAGAGAAAATGTATTGGCCGTGTGCATGAGAGCattgagaaaggcactggcccaggcagctgctgccatgtgggcacaagctctgctgcccaggagggtcccgtagtgcagggggttgcagatggacacgtagcggtcgtagcacatgatggtcagCAGGGAATACTCTGCTGagatgaagaacagaaagaaaaagagctgtgcagcacatgctgtgtaggagatggtgctggtgtcccagagggaattgtgcatggctttggggacagtggtgcaggtggagcccaggtcgctgagggccaggttgagcaggaagaagaacatgggcgtgtgcaggtggtggccgcaggctacggcgctgatgatgaggccgttgcccaggagggcagccagggagatgcccagcaagaggcagaagtgcaggagctgcagctgccgtgtctctgccagtgccagcaggaggaagtggctgatggagctgctgttggacattggctgtggctgcacatgggcacctgttcatggagaaaggacagtgacaAGTCAGGAGAGGCTGCTTGGAGCCAAACCTGGGCCATTCCCTGtagcctgtcctgctgggactcACCCACCCttgttcctgctctgggaaaaccttcacccaggtccctgcctgagctgcagctgtgctggctgagtgtgccaggagcagccagggctgtgcgtGGGGGCTCTCaaggagccatccctgccccactGCCCTGGGTTTGTGGCCATGTGGCAGAGGGACAAGGCTGGATATTCACCACTTGTCAGGGCCATCACTTCTATTGCAGAAAGGATTGGTAGCATCTGCACTTCCAGGTCTAAAGGATGGCAGGAGTTGGTTTCAGGAATTGTTTTCCTGCCCATACATCATTGCTGGCTCTCTGAGGTCAGAAAtccccagcattcctgctgcactcagagtttgccactgagagatgggagagGCAAAGGATTCCCTGTGGCTGAGGGAaggtgaggggctggatgggcttgttcccccagcactgctctgttcagccccctctccttccccaagCATCTCCCTGGGCCTGGACATTCCCTCCTGAGAGGTGCCTTGTCCCTGCCAGCGCTCACAGAGCCCATCCCACCCCGTGTGCCCTCGGCCCGGCCCTACAGAAAcctgcctgtgtgcagggccctggctggggcagggtctgtgtgcagctgggcaagggcagctcaggagagccctgctgggccctgccaaggtgatgctgctgctgtccagggctgagcagtggctgAAGGCCCTTtgggaggctgccagcagagagactGACCACCCAAAGTCACAGTTCTGGAGTCTCTGTAAATGTTCAAACATTCCTTTGATGATCCTGTgtgtccctttcaactcagaatcTTCTGTCATTCTGGGATTACAATTcctgttctgcttctctcatCCCCCTGTTTTCTATGGTCAAacgagaagaaaaaaaacaagaaaaagcccTTGCAACAGAGTTAGAACAGACCTTTATTGGAAGCTTCCAGGTGTCCCAGTGGGGATGAGGCACAATCGGCTCCTGATTTCAACAATTTATAAAGGTTGATGAATTAGgatatttaacaggaaaatccAATGGGAGATTCAATTGTCCAAGTTACACACTCCTGGCTCAACCCATTGGAGAAGGTCCAAGGGCTTCTTTGCCCCACTTTTTGTTATGACTGCTCACATTCTGgtcaaaaaccaaaaatgatCTTCTTGTAGGTCCTCTTCCTGATAATAAGACTATACAATGTATCAGGAATGTATATAGACAGGTTATTGATCTAAAATCTAAGAGAAAGGTTAGGAAATGTACTACAGTCAATTAAGTATTACAGTTATATAAGTATATAATAGTAGTTTAATAGAGTTAATTAAGAGTTTAATAGCGTAAAGTAAGgattataattttataacaaTATAATAGTAATTTATAGAGctatgaatatataaaaatgtaccAAAAGTAAAAATCTTCTTGTCATCACCCCAACTTTCCCATCCTTCTCCAAGCAGGAAATTGAAAACAGtctcaggaaagctgctgaTCTTTACAGCAATCCCAGGCTTACCTTCTTTGGGAAGTGTCCTccggagctgtgcccaggctggtctggagctgggagcagccctgccccagccagcagctctcagcagcagcacctgccctgctcagggtggctccttccccccacagcttctggccagcgctggcagcagctccccgggccggctgagagctgtccctggcaggcagcagagtccctgggccagcacagcgccctgggctgcaggaccctgctctgcaggacagccctgggcacccctggctgctctgcacaagagaccatcagagaatgtactcacaggggctgtgggcatggggatgttccagcttgaggagatcactgcaggagctgcagctgcattgtcctgcagccagaggttcctgtgccaagggctggcagtgattctgccccaggcacttctcagcaccttcccagccctgactgattgaagctctctgtgcctctgggctgtgcccgggCTGGCTGCatgcagtgccccagccctgctgggctgggagaagagctgctcatccagagaaatgtgcttttcaagctctgcttgcttaccagcatcaccctctgtgccaggagcccggcccagctcagcagcacagacacagcacaaggacttgaatgagcctctggggctttgtgctcaggccctgaacatcaggccctgagagggagctgcagaaacctctccagagctccaagtcagaatccaactccaaagtttctttgacttttaatgggtcccagtgagggacacgactgagaaagtgtccccaggccccaggcagagcagagaactggaggcactgatgacaggtggggacaaagagaagccaagtcttggtggcctggggcacagcagggtctgtgccaccaagggctgtcaggagacaccttgtcctgaggccctggggcctcctggcacagccccagccaggctgggcactgtcagccccttgtcctgccctcagcatccccccctagcccacatcccagtggcctcaaggatctgctggaaggagtccctggggagccttgctcaggaatggccctagggggctccacaatgctcccaggcactgcaggtttttcaaaggactttgcctttggcttttgccttgcagtctctgagagctttgtgcaatcatggcctccaattatctgctgtaattagtccctggagaggcttggtcaggaacaacactcagtggggctcattaatgcttcaaggtacttCAGTTTTTTAAAGGTACTTGGTGTTTCTCTTTTGAtacagactctgtgagaggtttgtgcaatcatggccccaattatctgctttaacgagTCCCTTGAGAGCTCTGTACTAACACTCAGTGGAGCTCATTAATACTTTGAGATACTCAACTTTTGTCAAGTACTTTGGGTTTTCCTTTCCAGagtgagaggtttttgtgccattttgagtctctgagaggtttttgtgccatcctggcctccaattctctcctccaaggagtccatgaggagcctgtgttggggatggaccTCAGTGGCACCCGTTAatgctttgagacactttggggttttcttctgcctttgactcctggaaaggtttgtgcaatctcctctcaggccctgaggttccagggctcagctccaaatgcaccacggggctcattaggatcaagcaagtcctgacaaaccatggctctgccttgatttccctctgcTCTACTGCAGTTCATGAGGAAGTtttctgtagtggttttggttcatCAATTTGAGATTTCTTGTCCAATGCATCAATtagtgtggtgggttcagtgtTGGCTAATTACCAGTGCACTCACTAGAATATACTTACTAATTTCCAGCGCTAAaataggattaggagaaaagcaaaataggctcaaaactttaaaagggcattgaagcgatacgcggaataaataaatagactccacaacctggggtagttatgaagtgggtctGTGTGTCAGCGCTCCTACATGAGCTGGGCTTTTTGTAGGACTTTTAGCAGCCTTGTCTTCCTCAGCTTGTGGTGAATGATCCTTGTCAGTCTTGCTGGTAtcatttcctccctttcctccagggattttaacaaacttttcaaggaaggacaacaaaatattttgtttacacTGGCCACCCACAACAGCCATTTTCCTCATAAGTTCTCCCACAAGTCCCTCAGAGGAAGCTGTGTCCAAGCTGTTCCAAGAGTTCCTCCAGAAAGAACAAGTTCCTCAGAAGAGGGATGTaaccaaaagtgtgttttcagtcaccatcttcatgaactgtgataaacaggtggggcagtgttctttatctctgccatgaCTCAGCCCTGATAACGCCCTCCAGGGGccatcttctgttcatgggccattgagtgtcactgcaggactgataaaattacatcatcccattgtgggatgctccgcccagggggaggaaccaagcattcctgcctgcatATAATCTCACCCCTGCAACACCAGGAGCACCTTgcctactggattcccagaggcCAAGAGCTCCATAagcaccactggaccttcagaggaagaccagacccttctacaggatccctgctttgacagaatcacgttcatcactccaacaggactgcagccaccatttcatcaGACTGCTACCACCACCCTGCCCAACGGGGTGTCAGGTTATACCCTGACTCTGTCAGATTAAGCCAGTGTTTCTGGATCACTGCCTTGATCCTAATTTTCTTACTAAATTGTAATTCTGGTTTAGAGTGATTTGCTCCAAACCAGCACAAAACTCAATGTTCTCATCTCTTGTTTTCCTCCcaaaacagaatttcccatCGCCAAACCTTCACcagatggaggaggaggctgcaagGATGAGGAAGATGCCCCgggacacccaggcaggtgagAAGGAAGTCAGTGcctctttccccctctctcctgctccatctcccccATGTCCTCCATGgcccccggctgcaggacagccccaCTGCCGACGCCGTCCTGCCGGGGATGTACTGgggggatctccttccccttccctctggcacggaggcaaatcccatcctctccttgtccttccgcccccagagcaggagctgaggatggagaccagggaggacaaatccccaTGGCAGAACCTCGTGGAAGAGGCCGTTTTGAGCGGCTCCATGGCACAGGAATCCAACGTGGAGGAAAATCCccagagatcccacaggaggaggagctgcaaaCCCAGTccagggtgctctgaggaggaaagacccaccctgggccaggaaggtggacagagctccagccagaTCTTGgagctggtggtccatgagcagctccatgatggggagaagccccacaagtgcttggagtgtgggaagagcttcaggcgGAGCAACAACCTGATCtgccaccagatgatccacaccggggaatggccctacgagtgtggggagtgtgggaagggcttcagctgcagatcCAACCTCGTCACCCACCAacgcatccacactggggagaggccctacgagtgtggggaatgtgggaagagcttcagccgaAGGTCCTACTTGATCAGCCACCAGatcatccacactggggaaaggcCATACAaatgtggggaatgtgggaagggcttcgGCCAGAGGTCCAAACTGATCATCCACCAAatgatccacactggggagaggccctacgagtgtcccgAGTGTCAGAAGACGTTTCACACCAGCTCCAGTCTCCTTGTGCATCAGCGGATTCACAcagaggagaggcccttcctcTGCCCCGACTGCAGGAAGGGTTTCAAGCACAGCTCCACCCTCGTCAAGCACCAGCGCATCCACAgcggggagaggccctacgagtgtggggaatgtgggatgagcttcagccagagctcaAGCCTGATCTGCCACCAGAGAacccacactggggagaggccctacgagtgtccccagtgccagaAGAGGTTTCACAccagctcccatctcctcctgcaccagcggattcacaccgaggagaggcccttcctctgccccgactgcgggaagggcttcaagcacaACTCCCACCTCATCAGGCACCGGCGCGTCCACtccggggagaggccctacgagtgtccccagtgtgggaagagcttcatcCAGAGCTCTGCATTGACCCGACACCAGCAGACCCACCAGTAAGGGAAGCCCTGCAAGTGCCCcaactgcaggaagagctttgtgcactgctccAACTCCATCCCCCATGGGAGGACCCACGTTGGTCAGAGCCCCGGTGACCCACATTCCCTGTGATCCATGTTGGGAAGACACCTGGCTGGTTATCCTTTTGGTTTGGCCCTATGTCATAGGGTGACGGtatggtgtttgtatcccaaattgtgtgttctgtttatgcctgatattatgttctgtgccttcaggactgactctgaaagtgaaggattgttttgtcttgttatcagccggctcacctccccccatggtctgtgtctaggagaggcttggctggcttggcttgCCTGCTTGcctgcttgcttgctggcttgcttgcttttcctttttcttttgcttattagttagtttagctaggcagtccaatttttaccctgcactgtttctttttccccttccctttccctttgctgaatatcatctgaacctgctctggacctggacctgggaaacatcaagaaacaccaagagtctgcattttgtgacctgtagcagccatccccagcgccagagactg is part of the Vidua macroura isolate BioBank_ID:100142 chromosome 30, ASM2450914v1, whole genome shotgun sequence genome and harbors:
- the LOC128820695 gene encoding olfactory receptor 14A16-like, with amino-acid sequence MSNSSSISHFLLLALAETRQLQLLHFCLLLGISLAALLGNGLIISAVACGHHLHTPMFFFLLNLALSDLGSTCTTVPKAMHNSLWDTSTISYTACAAQLFFFLFFISAEYSLLTIMCYDRYVSICNPLHYGTLLGSRACAHMAAAAWASAFLNALMHTANTFSLPLCHGNALGQFFCELPQILKLSCPKSHLRELRLIVLSICLPLGCFVFIVFSYVQIFRAVLRIPSEQGRHKAFSTCLPHLAVVSLFLSTGTFAHLKPPSISSPSLDLSVSVLYSVVPPALNPLIYSLRNQELKAAVWRLITWQFHKH